TAACACCTTCAACACTTCATCGTTGGTTTTCAActcaataatttcatattttataactttatttgAATACTCAAAACGACTTGGTTGGCGAAAAAACAATTGTCTTACCatttgtgattcgtgaattccatgagggggaatccctttaggtgcaacttgctttatcaaatccttcagttcatcaATGGTACATCTAGaaggaatttcaaatttctttgGATTTTTTCCTGCGAACGCGCAACCTACAAAGTTGTTCTAGCGTGGCATGTTCCACCTCCTGTTGTAATACAGGAACGCgtcatgagtaggggtcatagtgaattcaagtaagtttaatatTCCATCTGGTGTTCTACCAACAGTGCATAACAATTCAATTGGACCAACACacgaaaattgatcattacacattaacatggTGTTGACATCGttgtcatttttcaattgcatacaACGAAAGCGAAAATAGTTACCTGTCTATGTGACTAGCTGccggtagtgaatttcatccaaaaaattgTTCATGGGTTAGATTAAGGGTGATGTGTATTTTGGTTTTCAGCGTTGCAAAATCACAGTTgtttggtactcgaatgggcaccgGAGTGGAAGTTTGAAAGTAAACCCCAGTATCATTGTGACTAATCGATccatttgaaaaaatgaaacccaaccttgagttgacaatcgtctgattgctagtttctcctaaaaatgtCATACTTTGTGTAACAATTAGGAGAGTATGTGAAATCAAGTTCATGTGTGATTTATTAGTGTTTATCGTgtctcatatatatagatggttcTCACCAAATGattgatttactttttttataaaaaaatagacacgcgtGAACATGTTTCGTGTTTATGTTTCCTACTAAACCAATGTGGTGTCAAGCTGTATCGTGCATTAGAATGTGTTGTCAAGTCAGTGAATGTCGTGTCACGCTCAAACTTTAATATGCATGCATatcattatgtgttgtcaattatgacaacGACGTATCATACATGCGTAATTGATTTTGGTTGCaccaactaatttttttcttaacgcAACAAGTACTTAATAATTGTTGATTAACGACTTACAACAAATTATGAATACAATTAGATAAAAATGCATGTtcagtcttcatttaggtcgaCATAGTCTCTTTTGAAGGTCGTCAAGCTTGTGTActgctgcattctactaatatatggaattgGCCACTGCTTTACCTGAGGAAAACAATTGCTTGACCACAACAACGCTAGAGGTAGTAAaggacaatggtctttcaaataaacatgttgtacatgaacaaacaCTATTAAGTCAAATGAACCAGGGAAGTGATTGCATAATTCTAAAAGTTAGACTAACTAtcttcaatgtacctgaacaaaatgatttccaaatacgtgaccgacacatatcATGCGGTGCACAGAAGAATcgggtggtggttgacttctaagagaaaaaaatgtcatgctttgttgtcgggACAGCGATACAAGAattacattataccttgatgcaatgataTATCCCATCtctgttatatccatccacttgtccacactaacctgaatcaAGCAAACATACACATCTAAGTTATTTAAAgtttgttcttaaaaaaaataacctaaaaacataccttggaaaacccatcaacaagtagggacaaccttaattgttcaaatctctctgtgccaccaAAGAGATTGGTGTAGTCATGCGACCatctgccaagttctttaatcaattcgtTGTGCACCAACGACAGAGAATCTTCttccatacctaataaagcagCAATGGActgatatccacagttaccgtccgctttGACATCCACAACATTGTGAATGAAACCCTGTATAAATGGcagaaattgatccaacatcgggatgatccttgttggcttCGGCGGTTCAGAAGATGATGCACTATGTTTCACTGaagagttgctgctttgaacagaatgaaaaacatcaacatactcccagtaagacggatcacgctttgtggtTCTTTGGctttcatcggtttcttcggtgcacctttacTGTTAACCTTTGACGGAGGATGGCACATAGAGttttgatcagggtatgcaatatctcgaagtttactcttgaGAGTTACTTTGCCACACACATCAAGTTCCTCAAATCTTTTAGATATGGTCTCaatctcttccttgatgctgACTTCggcctcacataacccttgatttgaaaagcaaagtctcctccatAACATATGGACTGAATCCACTGGGATGCTGCCAGCAGTATACCTagatagctcacatgcacaagaaaGACCGTGtgtgcttctcatcacacaaccacaagaaaaGGGATCATTGCCAAGATAACGTAGACGCTCAACCTCAGCAACAATCTCATTTAAGGCGTtccttgaaaccattccaagaagcctcttgtataaggttttttttaaatacatgtccaaccacatgcGTACTAGTTTCGAATGATGCTTTAATTTCAACGTGCtacagcgtgatcatgttgttcatggcatcccaaacactacacaggtctccaaggctattttgtAATACTCTTTTTAGAGCCCAATGAgtagattcaaccctacatttaaaatacacaacaatcattacaaatatacaacaattaaataccatttattaATAACCCttacttgaaaaaaataacattttaataactgtttgttattgtgttgcctaggtgcatgaccttattcgtccaggctataataaaattttccttGTGTGGGATAATCCATGTTTCGTTAACATAATCAACGAACATTGACCAAGGTGAACAAGCTATTTGAAACTTGTGAAGGCACTCAGTGAACTGCTgttcggacggacaatcaaccaaagtaccccagttaTCCACACATAGTCCCAGACATTTTTTTgaccgattaaagatttgcacttgGCCTTGACATTCATGACAatgtgaaacctgcacaacaagtttGTACATTCTGGGAACActgttttcactgcattcatcaatgctaggtctctgtcagtgataATAACAACAGGGAGGCGatcgtttcttaaaaatagacCTTGAAAccgttccaaagcccatacaatattattaacatgttcaccctccagatatgcaaacccaacagagaatgtcatccccgttggtgtcaccccaacaaagtcaagtagtgggagtctgtacctatttgttttgtaggtattgtctataaaaaacaccatatgacatgcattgcataaatttactgcatctgggtgacaccaaaacagatcacgcaccacaactccatccttcaatctatgtcaatgaatgtattgatcacgttcaagaagcttcattagatgttgcatttcagtatcaGCTCCTCTAATGGAAAAAcaatatgcacttcttgcattgtaaatttgtttgattgtggtgcaactgttggcattgtgctccttcaacgttagtAGGATGCGTTTTTGGTTTCATCATAAACTTTGTCATctcagcaataattttcttttcatccttGGTCAATCGCCCaacgtatggatgtccaactaaggacttggccaattcatgattgtgaatcccacagatcaactttATCATCTAACCTTCccctccatgcactggtttcccacgaagcctgaagggacaaccacatttcctactctcagtatctcttctaacaaattctttaTTCCTACACTTGTACAGACCGCTCCTTTCACACGCAATTCACACAAATGAATTTCTTTCTCATACTGTGtcagacctcataatcactgcaacaaattcgttttcatgggcaactgtttgagcccactgcaaaacatcatctcgggtACCAAAGACCTACAACGCAACCccgacatattaatttttatacaaaacataCATTCAACCAAATGACTCAAACTAATGAACATgattacctgagaagtattaaaaGCATCTGAACAATCAACAAGTGGTTaattcacaccacattcttcttcattttcataatccatatgaacttcttaTGATATCGTATTGTCATacgtccattgatcttcgttCATCTTAACgacatattaataaattatgcatcatacacaagtacatacAAATTACCATATTAGCAAAACtaaaaattgactaaataatAACTACGcacatattaacaaataatacaactacattcaaaatttaaaactaaattatttacttaaactaaatattttgtatttctaaaacacaacaatattaaattttacgAAACATctaatttcacaaaaaaattccttcaaacaaataaatattttgcaccgtaattaacaataaaaatatagaacactataactaataactaattaaacattttactactacaaaaaaatacaattattttacttaaatgatttaatattatacataaattattatacctaattaaaccaattatccacaatttcaaaaatatgaaatacaaaaattataaattttaatattcatatttattaattttttcccaatttttttttaaaattaaacaataaagcTTACAGAAGAACTTCTTTTGAAAGAAGCAGTGTCCATTTACGGAAGAAATTATTCCGTAAGGGTGTTGCAGAAACAAAAAGTGCGGGCGAAGTTATTCCGCcctaaatttaaagaaaaacaagacaGTGACAAAATTGACCTTTTATAAAAGTGCTGGGTcgctggtgcacctagcaactcccTGCTCTGTAGTATTGAGGCATGTTAGAGCCCAATGTTTCAATAAGCCCAAAATCTCTCAGACCCACTCCTCTCTTCAAACTTGTCGCCCTTTTCACACTCTTTCACTCGCATCACACACAAACAAACACTcccattttctctctttctctttctctccgaCCTAGCGAGACCGAGCGATCCGATCCTAACCCCGCGATGCTCCGCCGCGCAACCACCTCCCTCATCTCCGGCGCCTCCCGCCGCCGCCTCTCCACCGACGTGCCGGCGACGCCGGCGGCGGATTCCGTCTTCGCGGAGGCGTGGAAGAAAGTGAGCCCCAACATCGACCCGCCGAAGACGCCGCTGGCGTACATGAAGCCCCGACCACCCACTCCTTCGACTCTCCCCTCCAAACTCACCGTCAACTTCGTCTTGCCCTACGCTTCTCAATTGGCCGCAAAAGaggtcactttttttttttttgccttttgttaattttctttatttgcttgttttctttgaatCTGTGGaagattttgtttttgatttggTTTGTGGTTTTTTTGTTTCTGCATTGATCTAGTTGATGTAGGGTTTGAGGTGAACGGGGTTGGTCTTAGGGTTATTTAGTTGATGGAAATGAATATATTAACCCTaattttggttatttatttgtctTCGAGATCCTTGGAGTTTGAAAATTGCGTTGATTCCCGATTGTTAAGATtttaagtgtgtgtgtgtgtctgacgaggttttaaattgtggtacTCGTGGTCTCTGATGTTGTAAGTAATTGCGGACAAATGCAGCCGATGTAGCCACAATTATGCGGTCCGTGACTGTAAAAAGCTTGATGTTGTGGCTGAAATTACTACTGCGGACCTTTGTTAAGCCTTGGTCTGTGATGTTGTGAAAATGAGGGTGttgatgtttttatcttttgaagGGGAAATTGGAAAATAATGCAGACAATTGATGAATGGTTTATTTTTgcgattgaaataaaaaaaaaaggtgaatttAGGATCCTCTTCATCAGCTTGCTTGTGAGAGTGCTGCTTGGTGCCAGATTATTTGGGATCTTATGCTCCATTTTTGGGTGGTTTTGGTCTGTTCTTTGGGCACATTTTCTTGCTGTTTATTATGGTTTGTTCAGATTTTGTTCACTTGTTTCAATGATTGTGAAttgaaattgatatatttttttatccttttctagTGCTTTCAGGGTTTTCTTTTGgtgcataaaattatattttgcaaaaaaaagtaggtatttgattttattttttttatgatttttataagcaaaataaGTGGTATTGGTTTTTTACATAAGCATTGTGGTTACTTATGCTGTCATCGATTGTGTGGATCCCATTTCCCTTGCTATATAatctagaatttattttttacaaaattctaTGTGGGAATGGTATTGTTTCTGGATTTTAGGATTCTTGGATCAAATAATGCAGTAGAACTATGTGTTTTTCCTTGGTACATTCCCTTGTTTGTTTAATAAGGAATTGTTACTAATCTAGATAATGGGATCTAGCTTTTTCGTCATCACCCTGTTTGATCTCAAATACTTTTCCTTTCTTCAGTTATccaaacaaatttataaataaagaagaatgtTGCCTCAGTTCTAAACAAAGTATAATCAAGCTTAACATTTTCCAATAAACCATAAGCATAGAGATGCAAAATTTGAATGGGTAACCCTGTTATTTTTCACATATAAGTATCACACATTACCTTGTGTTGATTTCAAGATCTTTATATCAGGAAATGAGTGCTGAGACTATATACATTATTATTGCTTTTTGGCCTTAGCAGCATCTCTTCTTGGGACTGAATCTTGAAATTCTATCTAGCattgaacattttttatataaagctGACATCTTGATTCAATTTTGCTATTCCTAgctttaatttttcctttttgaatgTGTTTTGTTTTGGATACCCATAAAACTTGAAACCATCATAATGTGCTTTACAACCCCTGTCATAATATATTTCCAAACCATCCATTTTATTAGCAAGAGgcatgttttaatatttttctttttgtgtctttaGCATTTCTTTTACctcaaaagaaaaaggaaagaagatttttaccaattttttatctcaaaaaatcTTGCTTTTGAATACTGCAAAGACATGATGCACTGACTATTTGCTGTTAGAGTAAATTTTGTAAAGTAACagtatcataaaaatattatgccATGATAACATTCACGGGCATCCTTTTATTGAAGGAGTTTTTTGATGATGCTGTTTCATGGCACCATAGTTTTCAAGTTTATCCTTGCAACACAAAATTCTGACTGTTTGATGCTTATTCCTACAAGTGCATTTTTTGAATCTATGCAAATGCCATCAATAGAAGCAGTCTTTATTCCAAAGCACtccattattttttgaaaaagtttttttgttatctttagAGTAGATATTTTGTGGTTTGGATATCAAACAGATGCTTTTAAGCATGCCAGCTGTGCAGCTGAATTTTGAGGTGTCTGATTAAACTGGGTGTGACTCGTCTAATTGAATTAATGGAAGCCTGCCACTTTAAGACTTAAGACAGCCAGTCATGCTGTTGAATTCAGTGGTTCACATTGCCGTATGAGATAGTGTTAGTAGTTTGTAATATATGTGATATGTGATTGCATTTAGGTGATTACAAAAGTGTGCTTGCAGTGACATTGATAGTCCAGGAAGAAAAAGGATCAAATAAACAGTGAAATCAGAATTATTGGTAAATGTAATTTTCTACTCTCCACCATGTGCATGTGGTTTGCTGGTATAATCTGATTATGAGTGAATTAATATGCCAGTCTCAATTCCTTATCCTTGTAACTGTTATCATAAAGCAGCATATTTATTTTGTGGAGCTGAAAGCTCTGCTGCATTTGGTTGAGAGAAGCTTTATGcacatacaaattattttagtattaaacCATGTGCACATCGATTGGactgaatatttttatactacAGTGCCACAGTATCAGAAAAGAATGTTGATGTCTATCAGAAGTGGAAACTTCAAATTCGTTGCATTGCAGTTATCTTCATTATTGACACATTTGGTTAtctgttttattttcttgtgcTGCAACATCTCCAGCCTCACCAATGTCATCCAATCAAAGTTTTGGATATTAGTAAGACAAAATCCCTTAATTGATTTTTGTGCAACAGGTTGATATGGTCATTGTACCAGCAACAACTGGGCAGATGGGTGTTCTCCCAGGACATGTAGCAACAATTGCAGAGTTGAAACCTGGTGTCCTATCTGTACATGAAGGGAACGATGTGACCAAGTACTTTGTCAGCAGTGGCTTTGCATTCATCCATGCAAACTCTGTGGCTGATATAATAGCTGTTGAGGCCGTGCCGGTAGACCGAATTGATGTGAATCTAGTCCAGAAGGGTCTCCAAGAGTTCACTCAGAAACTGAACTCAGCCACAACTGATTTGGAGAAAGCTGAAGCTCAGATTGGGGTTGATGTCCATAGCGCTCTCAACTCTGCTCTTTCAGGCTAATAATAAGTACTGTAGTGTTGAGTCTtgccttttgtatttgtttatttcccCCCACTGTGTGGCATTGATTTGTCTCGGTGTAATCAAAGTTGCTAAAAGAACATTTTCATCCTGAATTTCTGTGTTGAAAGTGGacttgataaaataatatttcaacagCTTCAATCTAGCTCAAGGATGTTGGGCAAGACCTTGAAATTAGAaacaaaagtttcattttttgttttggattaTATTATAGGCAAATACTAGTTAACAAAGACCATAATTATGATTCTATAGTTCAAATCCCAAGAGCTACAACGAGAATATGCTACTCTATGAAGGGCTAGTGtaacataaataaaactagaatcaattattgtattatttttttttatctaaaacttGTAATTTCTGTTATCTTTTTCATAGACTATTCTTATAACATTGaatgttttcttaaaatttctaaaatcttttcaaatattataaatttataaagtctttttatatcattaaattCTTATAATATAAATCTATTAgattctaaattataaaatcttgATTATAGAagtctttttaataaaatctcagtcattatattctaaataatttttttaaatctataacttttttatagttaaaatagtcttttaaaatttcaatttaatatagATCCTTAAATTAGGGATCAATCTGTAGTTAT
This region of Glycine max cultivar Williams 82 chromosome 7, Glycine_max_v4.0, whole genome shotgun sequence genomic DNA includes:
- the LOC100799603 gene encoding ATP synthase subunit delta', mitochondrial, giving the protein MLRRATTSLISGASRRRLSTDVPATPAADSVFAEAWKKVSPNIDPPKTPLAYMKPRPPTPSTLPSKLTVNFVLPYASQLAAKEVDMVIVPATTGQMGVLPGHVATIAELKPGVLSVHEGNDVTKYFVSSGFAFIHANSVADIIAVEAVPVDRIDVNLVQKGLQEFTQKLNSATTDLEKAEAQIGVDVHSALNSALSG